In Arthrobacter sp. MN05-02, the genomic stretch CATCTCGCCGGTGAGGAGGGTGGCGTCGGCGTCCTCGCGGAACTGCGGGTACTCCTCGAGGACGCGCTGCGCGGCCCACGAGGAGGCGCCGCCCTGGCAGTAGATCGATTCGTGCAGGAGGGCGTAGAGCGGCTGGGACGCCCCTGCTGACGATGCCGGAGACCTGCTCGAGGAAGGCCGCGGACAACCGGGGCCCGTCCGGGGTCTGCGTGAAGGCGTCCTCCAGCAGATAGTGGAGGCCGTGGACCCGGGTGTTTCCGCCGAGGAACGAACCGATCATCTGGAAGCGCCGCGCCGTGAGCCGCTCGCCGCTCGGCAGGTGCTCCTCGACGAGGTCGAGGTGGCGCGCGATCCGCGTCACGAGTTCCCGGTCCTCGGGATACCAGGAGAAGTACTCGGCATTGCGTTCCTCGACCCGCCGGAACGTCGCCCGGTAGACCTCGTCCGCCGCTCCGGACAGGGGAGCGAGGCCTCCCGTGATGAGCGCACGCTCCATCCCCTCGGGGGCGAGCGACAGGTAGGTGAGCGTGCAGAAGCCCCCGTAGCTCTGCCCGAACACCGTCCAGGGCGGGCTGCCCAGGCGGTGGCGGATCAGCTCGGCGTCCGCCACGATCGAGTCCGCGCGGAAATGCGCGAGGTAGTCCGCCTGGGCCTGGGGCGTCGGCAGGGAAGCGAGTGTCATGGCGTCGGCCGGGGTGGACAACCCCGTGCCGCGCTGGTCCAGCATGAGGATCCGGAACTCCCTGGCCGCGGACTTCATCCACCCGGACAGGTGAGTCGCGCGCACACCCCGTCCGCCGGGCCCGCCTTGGAGGAACAGGAGCCAGGGGAGGCGGGAGACGTCGTCGTCGCCGTGGTCCCAGGGACGAGTACTCGCGGGCGAACACCTCGATGGACGGCGACGCCGGATCCGCGTGGTCGAGCGGCACGCGGAACGTGTGGCCCGTCGCGCGCAGCCCGCGCATGACGGCCGTCCTGCCGACGGTGTGCTCCGCGGTACGGTCGGCCGGGCGGTCGGTCTCACGGTCGTCGTCGCGCGGCAGGGCGTGCCGGCTCACGACGCGGCGACCTCGGCGAGGGCGTCGCCCGTCAGCCGGAAAGTGCTCCACCCCGACTGCACCCGGGCGCCGAGGCTTTCGTAGAAGCGGATGGACGGCTCGTTCCAGTCCAGCACCGACCACTCGACCCGGGCGTAGCCCCGTTCCGCGGCGATCTTCGCGAGGTTGGTGAGGAGAGCCTTGCCGTGACCGGCACCGCGTGCCTCGGGCCGCACGTAGAGGTCCTCGAGGTAGATCCCGTTGACCCCTTCCCACGTGGAGTAGTTGAGGAACCAGAGGGCGAAGCCCTGGACCTCGCCCCGTGCCTCGGCGACGTGGGCGTAGATCGTGGGTGTGTCCCCGAACAGCGCGGCTTCGAGGGATTCCGCGGTGTTCTTCACCGCGTCCGGTTCGCGCTCGTAGAGGGCGAGGTCGTGGATGAGCTGGAGGAGGACCGGCACGTCCGCCGGCCGTGCTTCCCGAATGGTAGTCATGCGCCAAGCCTAGTCAACCGTCCGCCTGCCTCCGCCCACGGTCATCGTGTCTCCGGTGTGCTGCAGACCGGGCCGGCGGACACCCGGTCAGGCCGCGAGGGGCGCCCCGACCCCGAGGATCCGGACGACGGGGCTGCCGGCCTCGTCGGACGCCGCGAGGTCGATCTCGGCGTCGATGCCCCAGTCCCGGTTCCCCTCGGGGTCCTTGAGGATCTGCCGCACCTTCCAGGCGCCCGGGACCTTCGTGATGAGGAGCAGATCGGGGCCGCGTGCATCGGGGCCGTCGTCGATGTCCTCGTAGTCCCCGAAGTACCCGTCCATGGCGTCCGCCCACCGGTCCGCGGTCCAGCCCGAGTCGGCGTCGAGCGCAGCGAGGGCCTCGTCCTGCTCGTCGGCGAAGAGCTTGACGCGCTGGAACATCTCGTTGCGGACCATGACGCGGAAGGCCCGCTCGTTGGACGTCACCGAGGGTGGTTCCTCCGGGAGGTCGACGGCGTCCACGGCGGCGCCCGGCGCGATCCCGGCGGCGAGCTGCGTCCATTCGTCGAGGAGGCTGCTGTCCACCTGGCGTACCAGTTCGCCGAGCCACTCCAGGATGTCGCTGAGGTCCTCGCGGAGGGCCTCGACCGGCACGGTGTGGCGCAGGGCCTTGTAGCAGTCGGCGAGATAGCGCAGGAGAATGCCCTCCGAGCGCGTGAGGGCGTAGAAGGCGACGTACTCGCCGAAACTCATGGCCCGCTCGTACATGTCGCGGACCACGGACTTCGGCGCGAGTTCGAAGTCGCCGAGCCAGGGCGCGGAGGCCCGGTACACGTCGAAGGCCTGCTGCAGCAGTTCCTCGAGCGGCTTCGGGTAGGTGACCTCCTCGAGCAGTGCCATGCGGGCGTCGTAGTCGACTCCCTCGGCCTTCATGGCCGCCACCGCCTCGCCGCGTGCCTTCTTCTCCTGCGCGTTGAGGACCTGCCGCGGTTTTTCGAGCGTCGCCTCGATCACGGACACGACGTCGAGCGCGTAGCCCGGAGCTTCCGGGTCGAGGAGCTCCAGGCTCGCGAGGGCGAAGGGGGAGAGGGGCTGGTTCAGTGCGAAGTTCGCCTGGAGGTGCACCTTGAGGCGCACCTGGCGCCCGTCCGGCTCGGGTTCGGGCAGCCGCTCGACGATGCCGGCCGCGACGAGCTCGCGGTAGATGCCGATCGCGCGGCGCATCAGCCGCAGCTGCGATGCCCGCGTCTCGTGGTTCCCGGTCAGCAGCCGTTTGGCCGCCGTGAAGGGATCGCCGGGCCGCTCGAGCAGGTTCAGCAGCATCGAATGGCTCACGGAGAAGGACGACGTCAGGGGATCCGGGATGCTCTCGACGAGCCGTTCGTAGGTGGGCTTGCCCCACGAGACGAAGCCCTGCTGCGGCTTCTTCCGCACCACCTGGCGCAGCTTCTTCTGGTCGTCGCCGAACTTGGAGACGGCTTTGGCCATGGCCTTGGCGTTCTCGACCACGTGCTCGGGCGCCTGGACGACGACGGTTCCGGCCGTGTCGTAGCCCGCGCGGCCGGCGCGGCCCGAGATCTGGTGGAATTCACGGGCGTTGAGCAGGCGCGTGCGCACGCCGTCGTACTTGCTGAGCGCCGTCAGGAGGACCGTGCGGATCGGCACGTTGATCCCGACACCGAGGGTGTCCGTCCCGCAGATCACCTTCAGCAGGCCGGCCTGGGCGAGTTGCTCCACCAGGCGCCGGTACTTCGGCAGCATGCCGGCATGGTGCACGCCGATGCCGTGGCGCACGAGCCGGTTGAGGGTCTTCCCGAAACCGGCGGAGAACCGGAACGTCGCGATCAGCTCGGCGATGCGGTCCTTCTCCTCCCGTGTGCAGATGTTGACGCTCATCAGGTTCTGCGCGCGCTCGATCGCTTCGGCCTGGCTGAAGTGCACCACGTAGACCGGAGCCTGGCGGGTGGAGAGCAGTTCCTCGAGGGACTCCTGCACCGGCGTCTCGACGTAGTAGAAGTGCAGCGGGATGGGCCGTTCGACGGAGGTCACCGTCGCGGTCGCCCGGCCGGTGCGCTCGGTGAGGTCCTTCTCGAAGCGCGTGACGTCTCCGAGGGTCGCGGACATGAGGAGGAACTGCGCCTGCGGCAGTTCGAGCAGGGGCACCTGCCATGCCCAGCCGCGCTGCGGATCCGAGTAGAAGTGGAACTCGTCCATGACCACCGTGTCGACGTCGGCCGCCGCGCCCTCGCGCAGGGCGAGGTTCGCGAGGATCTCGGCCGTGCAGCAGATGATCGGTGCATCCTGGTTCACGCCGGAGTCGCCCGTGATCATCCCGACGTTCTCCGGGCCGAAGATGTCACAGAGCGCGAAGAACTTCTCGGAGACGAGCGCCTTGATCGGAGCCGTGTAGTAACTCGTGCGCCCGTCGGCGAACGACTTCAGGTGTGCTGCGATCGCGACGAGGGACTTCCCCGAACCGGTGGGTGTCGCGAGGATGACGTTGTTGCCCGAGACGAGCTCCATGGCCGCCTCGTCCTGCGCCGGGTAGAGCGTCAGTCCCCGCGCCGCCGCCCAGCCGGTGAAGGCCTCGTAGACCGCGTCCGCGGGAAGGTCGCCGTCGTCGTGCCGGGGCAGGTGCTCTTGGATCCTCATGATCCGTTCAGCCTACCGGTGGGGGAGTCGCGGCGGAGTTAGGGTGGGTCATGCGCTGGGACCCGGGAGTCTATGGGCGGCATGCGGGCCACCGCGGCCGGCCGTTCCTCGACCTCGTGGCGCGGGTGGGGCACGAGGCCCCTCGCTCCGTCGTCGACCTCGGATGCGGGCCCGGCGACCTGACGGAGACGCTCGCCCGCCGCTGGCCCGACGCGCAGGTGGTCGGGATCGACTCCAGCATCGAGATGATCGACACGGCCCGCCGGAGGCCCGCACTCCCGAACCTGCGGTTCGAGGTCGGCGACCTGCGGGACTACGACCCCGGCGCCGACGACGTCCTCGTGACGAACGCCGCCCTCCAGTGGGTGCCGGGCCATCAGGGGCTTCTCGCCCGGTGGGCAGGAGCACTGCCGGGAGGCGGCTGGCTCGCGCTGCAGGTGCCCGGCAACTTCTCGGCGCCGTCCCACGTCCTGCTGCGCAGCCATGCCGGGAGCGGGCAGTGGGCGTCGCGGCTGCACGGTGTGCTCCGCCACGACGACGCCGTCGGCGAGCCGATCGACTACCTCGGTATCCTCCTGTCCGCCGGGCTCGAGGCGGACGTGTGGGAGACGACGTACGAGCAGGTGCTCCCGGGGGAGGACGCCGTCCTCGACTGGGTGCGCGGCACGGCCCTGCGGCCCGTGCTGGACGCACTGTCCGAGGATGAAACCGCCGAGTTCGAGGCCGGGTACGGCGCGCTGCTCCGTGAGGCCTACCCCCGGGGCGAGCACGGGACGGTGTTCGGTTTCCGGCGGATCTTCGCCGTCGGGCACCGGGCCGGCTGACGGGACGCATGCCGCGTCCTTTCCTCGGCTACCCTCCGCCGCCCGCTGCCGGATTCCCTGCGGCTCACCAGCCGCGCCGCTTCCACTCCGCCAGCGAGCCGCGCTCGGCACCCAGGGTCGTCCCCGCGCCATGGCCGGGGTGCACGATCGTGTCGTCCGCCAGGCGGTCGAAGATGCGGGTCACGACGTCGTCGTACAGCGACGCGAACCGCTGCGGGTCGCCCTGCGTGTTGCCGACCCCGCCGGGGAACAGCGAATCGCCGGTGAAGAGGTGCGCGGGCCCGGTGGGGTCCCGGTAGAGCAGTGCGACGGACCCGGGCGTGTGCCCGCGCAGGGAGATCACCTCGAGGTCGATTCCCTCGAAGGACCCGACATCGCCCTGCCTGAGGGGTACCTCGGTCGGTACCGCGATGTCCGGGATGTCCGCTTCACCGGCAGCGGTGCGCGCCCTCGTGATCTCCTTGACCTCCGCCAGCGCCCGTACGTGGTCCCAGTGCGAGTGGGTGGTGATGATCAGGGCCAGCCGGGCCTCGGCGTCCGTGTCCTCCTGCGCGTCCGCGAGGAGCCCGAGAACGGCCGGAACGTCATCGGCGGCATCGATGAGCACCTGTGCACCGCTGGACTTCGAGGTCAGCAGGTACACGTTGTTGTCCATCGCGGACACGGAGATACTGCGGATCGTCATCGCGTCGAGGTCGTGCAGGGGGCCGGTCATGAGCACAGTCTAGGCATCCGCGCGCGCCGGGCGTGCGGACGCGGCGGGTAGGGTTCGAGTACATCGCGGCCGGTCGGTCGCGATGTACTCGACCCGTGGAAGGAACAGGGCGTGGAGCAGGGCATCCCCAGGTGGCTGACGCTGGACCCACAGAGCGCGGTGCCGCCGTTCGAGCAGATCAAGCAGGCCATCCTGGCCGCAGCCAATGCGGGCGAGGCCGCCGTCGGCACGCGGCTGCCGCCGGTCCGCGCGCTCGCAGCGCACCTCGGCATCGCCGCCAACACCGTCGCCCGGGCGTACCGCGAGCTGGAGCACGCCGGCGTCGTCGAGACGAAGGGGCGGGCGGGGACCACCGTCACGGCCGGGGGCGACGCCGCCCGACAGAAGGTGGGTGCCGCCGCCGACGCATTCGCCGAGGTGGTGCGCTCCGCAGGGCTGTCCGAGTCGGAGGCGATCGCCATCGCGAGGGCGGCATTGCGCCGAGCGTGAACGGCCCGCCGCAGGTCGCGGCAACCGTGCGGAAAACCCGTAATTCGAATATGTCTTCGAAGCCCTTTTCCCCTACAGTGGATGAGTGTCTATAGCAAATTCCCTCGAGCAGCACGCCCACAATCCGGAGCCCGCTCCCCAGGACCTGTCCCGGCTGATCGTCAAGGGCGCCCGTGAGCACAACCTGCGCAACGTCGACCTGGACCTCCCGCGCGACGCCATGATCGTCTTCACCGGCCTCTCCGGTTCGGGCAAGTCCTCCCTCGCCTTCGACACCATCTTCGCGGAGGGCCAGCGACGCTACGTCGAGTCCCTCTCCGCCTACGCGCGCCAGTTCCTCGGCCAGGTGGACAAGCCGGACGTCGACTTCATCGAGGGGCTCTCGCCGGCCGTCTCGATCGACCAGAAATCCACGAGCAAGAACCCGCGCTCCACCGTGGGCACCATCACCGAGATCTACGACTACATGCGGCTCCTCTGGGCACGGGTCGGCCGCCCCCACTGCCCGGTCTGCGGCGAGCCCGTGGCCAAGCAGACTCCCCAGCAGATCGTGGACCAGCTGCTCGAGCTCGACGAGGGCACACGCTTCCAGATCCTCGCTCCCGTCGTGCGGGCCCGCAAGGGCGAGTTCGTCGACCTCTTCCAGGAGCTCACCGCGAAGGGCTACTCGCGCGCCCGGGTGGACGGCCAGCTCATCCAGCTGAGCGACCCGCCGAAGCTGGGCAAGCAGTACAAGCACACCATCGAGGTCATCATCGACCGCCTCGTCGTCAAGGGCGGCATCCAGCAGCGCCTCACCGACTCCGTCGAGACGGCCCTCAAGCTCGCCGACGGTCGGGTGCTCGCGGAGTTCGTCGACCTCCCGGAGGACGACGAGAAGCGCCTCCACGCCTTCTCCGAGCACCTCGCCTGCCCGAACGAGCACCCGCTGGCCATCGACGAGATCGAGCCGCGCTCGTTCTCGTTCAACAACCCCTTCGGCGCCTGCCCGGCCTGCACGGGTATCGGCACGAAGCTGGAGGTCGACGAGGAGCTCGTGGTCCCCGATCCGGATCTAAGCCTCGCCGAGGGCGCCATCGCGCCGTGGTCGCTGGGCACCGCGACGCTCGAGTACTGGACCCGCCTGCTCGAAGGACTCGCGTCCGAGCTGAACTTCGACATCACCACGCCGTGGCGCAAGCTCCCGGACCGTGCCCGCGAGGCCGCCCTCTACGGCAAGGACCACAAGGTCGTGGTGCAGTACAAGAACCGCTTCGGGCGGGAGCGCAAGTACAGCACGGGCTTCGAGGGTGCCATCCAGTACATCCAGCGCAAGCACGCGGAGACCGAGTCCGACAACGCGCGGGACCGCTACGAGGAGTACATGCGCGAGATCCCCTGCCCCACCTGTGGCGGGGCGCGCCTGAACCCGGCGTCGCTGTCCGTGCTGATCAACGGGCGCTCCATCGCCGAGGTCTCGGCCATGCCGATGCGCGACTGCGCCGAGTTCCTCGACACCCTCGTGCTGACCGGCCGTGAGGCCCAGATCGCCCACCAGGTGCTCAAGGAGATCCAGGCGCGCCTGACGTTCCTCCTCGACGTCGGCCTCGAATACCTCAACCTCGAGCGCGCCTCGGGCACCCTCTCCGGCGGCGAGGCCCAGCGCATCCGCCTCGCCACCCAGATCGGTTCGGGCCTCGTCGGCGTCCTCTACGTGCTCGACGAACCGTCGATCGGCCTGCACCAGCGCGACAACCGCCGCCTCATCGAGACCCTCACCCGGCTGCGCAACCTCGGCAACACGCTCATCGTCGTCGAGCACGACGAGGACACCATCGCCGAGGCCGACTGGAT encodes the following:
- a CDS encoding putative acetyltransferase, with translation MTTIREARPADVPVLLQLIHDLALYEREPDAVKNTAESLEAALFGDTPTIYAHVAEARGEVQGFALWFLNYSTWEGVNGIYLEDLYVRPEARGAGHGKALLTNLAKIAAERGYARVEWSVLDWNEPSIRFYESLGARVQSGWSTFRLTGDALAEVAAS
- a CDS encoding DEAD/DEAH box helicase, which produces MRIQEHLPRHDDGDLPADAVYEAFTGWAAARGLTLYPAQDEAAMELVSGNNVILATPTGSGKSLVAIAAHLKSFADGRTSYYTAPIKALVSEKFFALCDIFGPENVGMITGDSGVNQDAPIICCTAEILANLALREGAAADVDTVVMDEFHFYSDPQRGWAWQVPLLELPQAQFLLMSATLGDVTRFEKDLTERTGRATATVTSVERPIPLHFYYVETPVQESLEELLSTRQAPVYVVHFSQAEAIERAQNLMSVNICTREEKDRIAELIATFRFSAGFGKTLNRLVRHGIGVHHAGMLPKYRRLVEQLAQAGLLKVICGTDTLGVGINVPIRTVLLTALSKYDGVRTRLLNAREFHQISGRAGRAGYDTAGTVVVQAPEHVVENAKAMAKAVSKFGDDQKKLRQVVRKKPQQGFVSWGKPTYERLVESIPDPLTSSFSVSHSMLLNLLERPGDPFTAAKRLLTGNHETRASQLRLMRRAIGIYRELVAAGIVERLPEPEPDGRQVRLKVHLQANFALNQPLSPFALASLELLDPEAPGYALDVVSVIEATLEKPRQVLNAQEKKARGEAVAAMKAEGVDYDARMALLEEVTYPKPLEELLQQAFDVYRASAPWLGDFELAPKSVVRDMYERAMSFGEYVAFYALTRSEGILLRYLADCYKALRHTVPVEALREDLSDILEWLGELVRQVDSSLLDEWTQLAAGIAPGAAVDAVDLPEEPPSVTSNERAFRVMVRNEMFQRVKLFADEQDEALAALDADSGWTADRWADAMDGYFGDYEDIDDGPDARGPDLLLITKVPGAWKVRQILKDPEGNRDWGIDAEIDLAASDEAGSPVVRILGVGAPLAA
- a CDS encoding putative trans-aconitate methyltransferase — protein: MRWDPGVYGRHAGHRGRPFLDLVARVGHEAPRSVVDLGCGPGDLTETLARRWPDAQVVGIDSSIEMIDTARRRPALPNLRFEVGDLRDYDPGADDVLVTNAALQWVPGHQGLLARWAGALPGGGWLALQVPGNFSAPSHVLLRSHAGSGQWASRLHGVLRHDDAVGEPIDYLGILLSAGLEADVWETTYEQVLPGEDAVLDWVRGTALRPVLDALSEDETAEFEAGYGALLREAYPRGEHGTVFGFRRIFAVGHRAG
- a CDS encoding Zn-dependent hydrolase, yielding MLMTGPLHDLDAMTIRSISVSAMDNNVYLLTSKSSGAQVLIDAADDVPAVLGLLADAQEDTDAEARLALIITTHSHWDHVRALAEVKEITRARTAAGEADIPDIAVPTEVPLRQGDVGSFEGIDLEVISLRGHTPGSVALLYRDPTGPAHLFTGDSLFPGGVGNTQGDPQRFASLYDDVVTRIFDRLADDTIVHPGHGAGTTLGAERGSLAEWKRRGW
- a CDS encoding GntR family transcriptional regulator is translated as MEQGIPRWLTLDPQSAVPPFEQIKQAILAAANAGEAAVGTRLPPVRALAAHLGIAANTVARAYRELEHAGVVETKGRAGTTVTAGGDAARQKVGAAADAFAEVVRSAGLSESEAIAIARAALRRA
- the uvrA_1 gene encoding UvrABC system protein A; its protein translation is MSIANSLEQHAHNPEPAPQDLSRLIVKGAREHNLRNVDLDLPRDAMIVFTGLSGSGKSSLAFDTIFAEGQRRYVESLSAYARQFLGQVDKPDVDFIEGLSPAVSIDQKSTSKNPRSTVGTITEIYDYMRLLWARVGRPHCPVCGEPVAKQTPQQIVDQLLELDEGTRFQILAPVVRARKGEFVDLFQELTAKGYSRARVDGQLIQLSDPPKLGKQYKHTIEVIIDRLVVKGGIQQRLTDSVETALKLADGRVLAEFVDLPEDDEKRLHAFSEHLACPNEHPLAIDEIEPRSFSFNNPFGACPACTGIGTKLEVDEELVVPDPDLSLAEGAIAPWSLGTATLEYWTRLLEGLASELNFDITTPWRKLPDRAREAALYGKDHKVVVQYKNRFGRERKYSTGFEGAIQYIQRKHAETESDNARDRYEEYMREIPCPTCGGARLNPASLSVLINGRSIAEVSAMPMRDCAEFLDTLVLTGREAQIAHQVLKEIQARLTFLLDVGLEYLNLERASGTLSGGEAQRIRLATQIGSGLVGVLYVLDEPSIGLHQRDNRRLIETLTRLRNLGNTLIVVEHDEDTIAEADWIVDIGPGAGEHGGEVVHSGLLEDLLTNEKSLTGDYLSGRRRIEIPSKRRKIDRSRQLKVVGAREHNLTNVDATIPLGVLTAVTGVSGSGKSTLVNDILYKVLANKLNGAKQVAGRHKRIDGLEHLDKVIHVDQSPIGRTPRSNPATYTGVFDNIRKLFAETTEAKVRGYLPGRFSFNVKGGRCEACSGDGTLKIEMNFLPDVYVPCEVCHGARYNRETLEVHYKGKTIADVLDMPIEEGAEFFAAFSPIARHLNTLVEVGLGYVRLGQPATTLSGGEAQRVKLASELQKRSNGRSIYVLDEPTTGLHFEDIRKLLLVLQGLVDKGNTVITIEHNLDVIKSADWVIDLGPDGGSGGGQIIATGTPEQVATNGRSYTGTFLKEIFDRVG